A window from Odocoileus virginianus isolate 20LAN1187 ecotype Illinois chromosome 24, Ovbor_1.2, whole genome shotgun sequence encodes these proteins:
- the PRPF40B gene encoding pre-mRNA-processing factor 40 homolog B isoform X4 translates to MKTRSNLFIRRVSVPESGPRPPAAPAPFPPGPPMMPPPFMPPPGIPPPFPPMGLPPMSQRPPAIPPMPPGIMPPMLPPMGAPPPLTQIPGMVPPMMPGMLMPAVPVTTATAPGADTASSAVAGTGPPRALWSEHVAPDGRIYYYNADDKQSVWEKPSVLKSKAELLLSQCPWKEYKSDTGKPYYYNNQSKESRWTRPKDLDDLEALVKQEAAGKQQQPQTLQPQPPQPQPDPPPVPPGPTLLPTGLLEPEPGGSEDCTVSEAAQPLEQGFLQQPEEGPSSSAGQHQPPQQEEEESKPEPERSGLSWSNREKAKQAFKELLRDKAVPSNASWEQAMKMVVTDPRYSALPKLSEKKQAFNAYKAQREKEEKEEARLRAKEAKQTLQHFLEQHERMTSTTRYRRAEQTFGELEVWAVVPERDRKEVYDDVLFFLAKKEKEQAKQLRRRNIQALKSILDGMSSVNFQTTWSQAQQYLMDNPSFAQDHQLQNMDKEDALICFEEHIRALEREEEEERERARLRERRQQRKNREAFQTFLDELHETGQLHSMSTWMELYPAVSTDIRFANMLGQPGSTPLDLFKFYVEELKARFHDEKKIIKDILKDRGFCVEVNTAFEDFAHVISFDKRAAALDAGNIKLTFNSLLEKAEAREREREKEEARRLRRREAAFRSMLRQAVPALELGTAWEEVRERFVCDSAFEQITLESERIRLFREFLQVLETECQHLHSKGRKHGRKGKKHHRKRSHSPSVSWRGSESGDEELPPPSLRPPKRRRRNPSESGSEPSSSLDSVESGGAALGGRGSPSSRLLLGSDHGLRKAKKPKKKTKKRRHKSNSPESETDPEEKAAKESDEKEPEQDKDRDLRRAELPNRSPAFGIKKEKTGWDTSESELSEGELERRRRTLLQQLDDHQ, encoded by the exons TCGGTTCCCGAGTCTGGTCCCCGGCCCCCAGCAGCGCCTGCCCCCTTCCCACCGGGGCCCCCCATGATGCCACCACCCTTC ATGCCTCCTCCAGGAATCCCCCCACCTTTTCCTCCAATGGGGCTTCCTCCCATGAGTCAGAGACCACCGGCCATCCCCCCCATGCCACCTGGCATCATGCCCCCAATGCTCCCACCAATGGGGGCACCACCACCGCTCACACAG ATACCAGGAATGGTACCTCCCATGATGCCAGGAATGCTGATGCCAGCAGTGCCCGTCACCACAGCG ACGGCTCCGGGTGCGGACACCGCCAGCT CTGCTGTGGCTGGGACAGGCCCTCCG aGGGCACTGTGGAGTGAGCATGTGGCCCCTGATGGGCGCATCTACTACTACAATGCTGACGACAAGCAGTCCGTGTGGGAGAAGCCCAGCGTGCTCAAGTCCAAGGCAGAG CTCCTGCTGTCCCAGTGTCCCTGGAAAGAGTACAAGTCGGACACAGGCAAACCTTACTACTACAACAATCAGAGTAAGGAGTCCCGCTGGACCCGGCCCAAGGACCTGGATGACTtggagg CTCTAGTCAAACAAGAGGCTGCAGG GAAACAGCAGCAGCCACAGACACTACAGCCACAGCCTCCTCAGCCTCAGCCCGATCCCCCACCTGTGCCGCCTGGCCCCACCTTGCTGCCCACAGGCCTCCTAGAACCTGAGCCAGGTGGGAGTGAAGATTGCACTGTGTCAGAGGCTGCCCAGCCCCTGGAGCAGGGGTTCCTGCAGCAGCCAGAGGAGGGCCCCAGCAG TTCTGCTGGACAGCATCAGCCACCAcagcaagaggaagaagaatcAAAACCGGAGCCGGAGAGGTCTGGTCTCAGTTGGAGTAACCGGGAGAAGGCAAAGCAGGCCTTCAAGGAGCTGCTGAGGGACAAG GCTGTCCCCTCCAATGCTTCGTGGGAACAGGCCATGAAGATGGTGGTCACTGACCCCCGTTACAG TGCCTTGCCCAAACTGAGTGAGAAAAAGCAGGCATTCAATGCCTACAAAGCACAgcgggagaaggaggagaaggaagaggcccGGCTAAGAGCCAAGGAGGCCAAGCAGACCTTGCAGCATTTCCTGGAGCAGCATGAACGCATGACCTCCACCACCCGCTACCG GCGGGCAGAACAGACGTTTGGGGAGCTGGAGGTCTGGGCTGTGGTCCCTGAGAGGGATCGAAAAGAGGTTTATGATGATGTCCTCTTCTTCCTGGCCAAGAAGGAGAAG GAACAGGCTAAGCAGCTGCGGCGCCGCAACATCCAGGCCCTGAAGAGCATCCTAGATGGGATGAGTAGTGTCAACTTCCAAACCACCTGGTCCCAGGCCCAGCAGTACCTCATGGATAATCCCAGCTTTGCTCAGGACCATCAGCTGCAGA ACATGGACAAGGAAGATGCGCTGATCTGCTTTGAGGAGCACATCCGAGctttggagagggaggaggaggaggagcgagAGCGAGCCCGACTTCGGGAGCGGCGCCAGCAGCGCAAGAACCGGGAGGCCTTCCAG ACCTTCCTGGACGAGCTGCACGAGACAGGGCAGCTGCACTCCATGTCCACCTGGATGGAGCTGTACCCAGCGGTCAGCACTGACATCCGCTTTGCCAACATGCTGGGCCAGCCGG GCTCCACCCCTCTGGACTTGTTCAAGTTCTATGTGGAGGAGTTGAAGGCACGATTCCATGATGAGAAGAAGATCATAAAGGACATCCTTAAG GACCGGGGCTTCTGCGTGGAGGTGAACACAGCCTTCGAGGACTTCGCCCACGTCATAAGCTTTGACAAGAGGGCTGCTGCGCTGGATGCAGGCAACATCAAGCTGACTTTCAATAGT CTGCTGGAAAAAGCAGAGGCACGCGAGAGAGAGCGGGAGAAGGAGGAGGCCCGGCGGCTGCGGCGCAGGGAAGCTGCCTTCCGAAGCATGCTGAGGCAGGCTGTGCCTGCTCTGGAGCTGGGCACGGCCTGGGAAGAG GTCCGTGAGCGCTTTGTGTGCGACTCAGCCTTTGAGCAGATCACCCTGGAGTCGGAGCGGATCCGGCTCTTTCGGGAGTTCCTGCAGGTACTGGAG ACGGAATGCCAGCACCTCCACAGCAAAGGCCGGAAGCACGGCAGAAAGGGCAAGAAGCACCATCGCAAGCGCTCCCACTCACCTTCAGTGAGTTGGCGG GGCTCTGAGTCAGGAGACGAGGAGCTGCCCCCACCCTCTCTCCGGCCCCCCAAGCGGAGGCGACGGAACCCCTCGGAGTCGGGCTCTGAGCCCTCTTCCTCACTTGATTCTGTTGAAAGTGGGGGTGCTGCCCTTGGAGGACGGGGTTCCCCCTCCTCTCGCCTTCTCCTCGGATCAG ATCATGGTCTTCGGAAagccaagaaaccaaaaaagaaaactaagaagagAAGACACAAGTCG AACAGTCCTGAGAGTGAGACAGACCCTGAGGAGAAAGCTGCCAAGGAGAGTGATGAGAAAGAACCAGAACAGGACAAGGACAGGGACCTCCGGCGGGCAGAGCTCCCTAACCGCTCCCCAGCCTTTGGGATCAAGAAGGAGAAG ACGGGCTGGGACACGTCGGAAAGCGAGCTGAGCGAGGGGGAGCTGGAAAGACGGCGGCGGACGCTCTTGCAGCAGCTGGACGACCACCAGTGA
- the PRPF40B gene encoding pre-mRNA-processing factor 40 homolog B isoform X8, which yields METSKLQMTLMGLSQLTLDWQKKEQSVPESGPRPPAAPAPFPPGPPMMPPPFMPPPGIPPPFPPMGLPPMSQRPPAIPPMPPGIMPPMLPPMGAPPPLTQIPGMVPPMMPGMLMPAVPVTTATAPGADTASSAVAGTGPPRALWSEHVAPDGRIYYYNADDKQSVWEKPSVLKSKAELLLSQCPWKEYKSDTGKPYYYNNQSKESRWTRPKDLDDLEALVKQEAAGKQQQPQTLQPQPPQPQPDPPPVPPGPTLLPTGLLEPEPGGSEDCTVSEAAQPLEQGFLQQPEEGPSSSAGQHQPPQQEEEESKPEPERSGLSWSNREKAKQAFKELLRDKAVPSNASWEQAMKMVVTDPRYSALPKLSEKKQAFNAYKAQREKEEKEEARLRAKEAKQTLQHFLEQHERMTSTTRYRRAEQTFGELEVWAVVPERDRKEVYDDVLFFLAKKEKEQAKQLRRRNIQALKSILDGMSSVNFQTTWSQAQQYLMDNPSFAQDHQLQNMDKEDALICFEEHIRALEREEEEERERARLRERRQQRKNREAFQTFLDELHETGQLHSMSTWMELYPAVSTDIRFANMLGQPGSTPLDLFKFYVEELKARFHDEKKIIKDILKLLEKAEAREREREKEEARRLRRREAAFRSMLRQAVPALELGTAWEEVRERFVCDSAFEQITLESERIRLFREFLQVLETECQHLHSKGRKHGRKGKKHHRKRSHSPSVSWRGSESGDEELPPPSLRPPKRRRRNPSESGSEPSSSLDSVESGGAALGGRGSPSSRLLLGSDHGLRKAKKPKKKTKKRRHKSNSPESETDPEEKAAKESDEKEPEQDKDRDLRRAELPNRSPAFGIKKEKTGWDTSESELSEGELERRRRTLLQQLDDHQ from the exons ATGGAAACTTCCAAACTACAGATGACTTTGATGGGGCTCAGCCAGCTGACTCTGGACTGGCAAAAGAAAGAACAG TCGGTTCCCGAGTCTGGTCCCCGGCCCCCAGCAGCGCCTGCCCCCTTCCCACCGGGGCCCCCCATGATGCCACCACCCTTC ATGCCTCCTCCAGGAATCCCCCCACCTTTTCCTCCAATGGGGCTTCCTCCCATGAGTCAGAGACCACCGGCCATCCCCCCCATGCCACCTGGCATCATGCCCCCAATGCTCCCACCAATGGGGGCACCACCACCGCTCACACAG ATACCAGGAATGGTACCTCCCATGATGCCAGGAATGCTGATGCCAGCAGTGCCCGTCACCACAGCG ACGGCTCCGGGTGCGGACACCGCCAGCT CTGCTGTGGCTGGGACAGGCCCTCCG aGGGCACTGTGGAGTGAGCATGTGGCCCCTGATGGGCGCATCTACTACTACAATGCTGACGACAAGCAGTCCGTGTGGGAGAAGCCCAGCGTGCTCAAGTCCAAGGCAGAG CTCCTGCTGTCCCAGTGTCCCTGGAAAGAGTACAAGTCGGACACAGGCAAACCTTACTACTACAACAATCAGAGTAAGGAGTCCCGCTGGACCCGGCCCAAGGACCTGGATGACTtggagg CTCTAGTCAAACAAGAGGCTGCAGG GAAACAGCAGCAGCCACAGACACTACAGCCACAGCCTCCTCAGCCTCAGCCCGATCCCCCACCTGTGCCGCCTGGCCCCACCTTGCTGCCCACAGGCCTCCTAGAACCTGAGCCAGGTGGGAGTGAAGATTGCACTGTGTCAGAGGCTGCCCAGCCCCTGGAGCAGGGGTTCCTGCAGCAGCCAGAGGAGGGCCCCAGCAG TTCTGCTGGACAGCATCAGCCACCAcagcaagaggaagaagaatcAAAACCGGAGCCGGAGAGGTCTGGTCTCAGTTGGAGTAACCGGGAGAAGGCAAAGCAGGCCTTCAAGGAGCTGCTGAGGGACAAG GCTGTCCCCTCCAATGCTTCGTGGGAACAGGCCATGAAGATGGTGGTCACTGACCCCCGTTACAG TGCCTTGCCCAAACTGAGTGAGAAAAAGCAGGCATTCAATGCCTACAAAGCACAgcgggagaaggaggagaaggaagaggcccGGCTAAGAGCCAAGGAGGCCAAGCAGACCTTGCAGCATTTCCTGGAGCAGCATGAACGCATGACCTCCACCACCCGCTACCG GCGGGCAGAACAGACGTTTGGGGAGCTGGAGGTCTGGGCTGTGGTCCCTGAGAGGGATCGAAAAGAGGTTTATGATGATGTCCTCTTCTTCCTGGCCAAGAAGGAGAAG GAACAGGCTAAGCAGCTGCGGCGCCGCAACATCCAGGCCCTGAAGAGCATCCTAGATGGGATGAGTAGTGTCAACTTCCAAACCACCTGGTCCCAGGCCCAGCAGTACCTCATGGATAATCCCAGCTTTGCTCAGGACCATCAGCTGCAGA ACATGGACAAGGAAGATGCGCTGATCTGCTTTGAGGAGCACATCCGAGctttggagagggaggaggaggaggagcgagAGCGAGCCCGACTTCGGGAGCGGCGCCAGCAGCGCAAGAACCGGGAGGCCTTCCAG ACCTTCCTGGACGAGCTGCACGAGACAGGGCAGCTGCACTCCATGTCCACCTGGATGGAGCTGTACCCAGCGGTCAGCACTGACATCCGCTTTGCCAACATGCTGGGCCAGCCGG GCTCCACCCCTCTGGACTTGTTCAAGTTCTATGTGGAGGAGTTGAAGGCACGATTCCATGATGAGAAGAAGATCATAAAGGACATCCTTAAG CTGCTGGAAAAAGCAGAGGCACGCGAGAGAGAGCGGGAGAAGGAGGAGGCCCGGCGGCTGCGGCGCAGGGAAGCTGCCTTCCGAAGCATGCTGAGGCAGGCTGTGCCTGCTCTGGAGCTGGGCACGGCCTGGGAAGAG GTCCGTGAGCGCTTTGTGTGCGACTCAGCCTTTGAGCAGATCACCCTGGAGTCGGAGCGGATCCGGCTCTTTCGGGAGTTCCTGCAGGTACTGGAG ACGGAATGCCAGCACCTCCACAGCAAAGGCCGGAAGCACGGCAGAAAGGGCAAGAAGCACCATCGCAAGCGCTCCCACTCACCTTCAGTGAGTTGGCGG GGCTCTGAGTCAGGAGACGAGGAGCTGCCCCCACCCTCTCTCCGGCCCCCCAAGCGGAGGCGACGGAACCCCTCGGAGTCGGGCTCTGAGCCCTCTTCCTCACTTGATTCTGTTGAAAGTGGGGGTGCTGCCCTTGGAGGACGGGGTTCCCCCTCCTCTCGCCTTCTCCTCGGATCAG ATCATGGTCTTCGGAAagccaagaaaccaaaaaagaaaactaagaagagAAGACACAAGTCG AACAGTCCTGAGAGTGAGACAGACCCTGAGGAGAAAGCTGCCAAGGAGAGTGATGAGAAAGAACCAGAACAGGACAAGGACAGGGACCTCCGGCGGGCAGAGCTCCCTAACCGCTCCCCAGCCTTTGGGATCAAGAAGGAGAAG ACGGGCTGGGACACGTCGGAAAGCGAGCTGAGCGAGGGGGAGCTGGAAAGACGGCGGCGGACGCTCTTGCAGCAGCTGGACGACCACCAGTGA
- the PRPF40B gene encoding pre-mRNA-processing factor 40 homolog B isoform X7, with amino-acid sequence METSKLQMTLMGLSQLTLDWQKKEQSVPESGPRPPAAPAPFPPGPPMMPPPFMPPPGIPPPFPPMGLPPMSQRPPAIPPMPPGIMPPMLPPMGAPPPLTQIPGMVPPMMPGMLMPAVPVTTATAPGADTASSAVAGTGPPLLLSQCPWKEYKSDTGKPYYYNNQSKESRWTRPKDLDDLEALVKQEAAGKQQQPQTLQPQPPQPQPDPPPVPPGPTLLPTGLLEPEPGGSEDCTVSEAAQPLEQGFLQQPEEGPSSSAGQHQPPQQEEEESKPEPERSGLSWSNREKAKQAFKELLRDKAVPSNASWEQAMKMVVTDPRYSALPKLSEKKQAFNAYKAQREKEEKEEARLRAKEAKQTLQHFLEQHERMTSTTRYRRAEQTFGELEVWAVVPERDRKEVYDDVLFFLAKKEKEQAKQLRRRNIQALKSILDGMSSVNFQTTWSQAQQYLMDNPSFAQDHQLQNMDKEDALICFEEHIRALEREEEEERERARLRERRQQRKNREAFQTFLDELHETGQLHSMSTWMELYPAVSTDIRFANMLGQPGSTPLDLFKFYVEELKARFHDEKKIIKDILKDRGFCVEVNTAFEDFAHVISFDKRAAALDAGNIKLTFNSLLEKAEAREREREKEEARRLRRREAAFRSMLRQAVPALELGTAWEEVRERFVCDSAFEQITLESERIRLFREFLQVLETECQHLHSKGRKHGRKGKKHHRKRSHSPSVSWRGSESGDEELPPPSLRPPKRRRRNPSESGSEPSSSLDSVESGGAALGGRGSPSSRLLLGSDHGLRKAKKPKKKTKKRRHKSNSPESETDPEEKAAKESDEKEPEQDKDRDLRRAELPNRSPAFGIKKEKTGWDTSESELSEGELERRRRTLLQQLDDHQ; translated from the exons ATGGAAACTTCCAAACTACAGATGACTTTGATGGGGCTCAGCCAGCTGACTCTGGACTGGCAAAAGAAAGAACAG TCGGTTCCCGAGTCTGGTCCCCGGCCCCCAGCAGCGCCTGCCCCCTTCCCACCGGGGCCCCCCATGATGCCACCACCCTTC ATGCCTCCTCCAGGAATCCCCCCACCTTTTCCTCCAATGGGGCTTCCTCCCATGAGTCAGAGACCACCGGCCATCCCCCCCATGCCACCTGGCATCATGCCCCCAATGCTCCCACCAATGGGGGCACCACCACCGCTCACACAG ATACCAGGAATGGTACCTCCCATGATGCCAGGAATGCTGATGCCAGCAGTGCCCGTCACCACAGCG ACGGCTCCGGGTGCGGACACCGCCAGCT CTGCTGTGGCTGGGACAGGCCCTCCG CTCCTGCTGTCCCAGTGTCCCTGGAAAGAGTACAAGTCGGACACAGGCAAACCTTACTACTACAACAATCAGAGTAAGGAGTCCCGCTGGACCCGGCCCAAGGACCTGGATGACTtggagg CTCTAGTCAAACAAGAGGCTGCAGG GAAACAGCAGCAGCCACAGACACTACAGCCACAGCCTCCTCAGCCTCAGCCCGATCCCCCACCTGTGCCGCCTGGCCCCACCTTGCTGCCCACAGGCCTCCTAGAACCTGAGCCAGGTGGGAGTGAAGATTGCACTGTGTCAGAGGCTGCCCAGCCCCTGGAGCAGGGGTTCCTGCAGCAGCCAGAGGAGGGCCCCAGCAG TTCTGCTGGACAGCATCAGCCACCAcagcaagaggaagaagaatcAAAACCGGAGCCGGAGAGGTCTGGTCTCAGTTGGAGTAACCGGGAGAAGGCAAAGCAGGCCTTCAAGGAGCTGCTGAGGGACAAG GCTGTCCCCTCCAATGCTTCGTGGGAACAGGCCATGAAGATGGTGGTCACTGACCCCCGTTACAG TGCCTTGCCCAAACTGAGTGAGAAAAAGCAGGCATTCAATGCCTACAAAGCACAgcgggagaaggaggagaaggaagaggcccGGCTAAGAGCCAAGGAGGCCAAGCAGACCTTGCAGCATTTCCTGGAGCAGCATGAACGCATGACCTCCACCACCCGCTACCG GCGGGCAGAACAGACGTTTGGGGAGCTGGAGGTCTGGGCTGTGGTCCCTGAGAGGGATCGAAAAGAGGTTTATGATGATGTCCTCTTCTTCCTGGCCAAGAAGGAGAAG GAACAGGCTAAGCAGCTGCGGCGCCGCAACATCCAGGCCCTGAAGAGCATCCTAGATGGGATGAGTAGTGTCAACTTCCAAACCACCTGGTCCCAGGCCCAGCAGTACCTCATGGATAATCCCAGCTTTGCTCAGGACCATCAGCTGCAGA ACATGGACAAGGAAGATGCGCTGATCTGCTTTGAGGAGCACATCCGAGctttggagagggaggaggaggaggagcgagAGCGAGCCCGACTTCGGGAGCGGCGCCAGCAGCGCAAGAACCGGGAGGCCTTCCAG ACCTTCCTGGACGAGCTGCACGAGACAGGGCAGCTGCACTCCATGTCCACCTGGATGGAGCTGTACCCAGCGGTCAGCACTGACATCCGCTTTGCCAACATGCTGGGCCAGCCGG GCTCCACCCCTCTGGACTTGTTCAAGTTCTATGTGGAGGAGTTGAAGGCACGATTCCATGATGAGAAGAAGATCATAAAGGACATCCTTAAG GACCGGGGCTTCTGCGTGGAGGTGAACACAGCCTTCGAGGACTTCGCCCACGTCATAAGCTTTGACAAGAGGGCTGCTGCGCTGGATGCAGGCAACATCAAGCTGACTTTCAATAGT CTGCTGGAAAAAGCAGAGGCACGCGAGAGAGAGCGGGAGAAGGAGGAGGCCCGGCGGCTGCGGCGCAGGGAAGCTGCCTTCCGAAGCATGCTGAGGCAGGCTGTGCCTGCTCTGGAGCTGGGCACGGCCTGGGAAGAG GTCCGTGAGCGCTTTGTGTGCGACTCAGCCTTTGAGCAGATCACCCTGGAGTCGGAGCGGATCCGGCTCTTTCGGGAGTTCCTGCAGGTACTGGAG ACGGAATGCCAGCACCTCCACAGCAAAGGCCGGAAGCACGGCAGAAAGGGCAAGAAGCACCATCGCAAGCGCTCCCACTCACCTTCAGTGAGTTGGCGG GGCTCTGAGTCAGGAGACGAGGAGCTGCCCCCACCCTCTCTCCGGCCCCCCAAGCGGAGGCGACGGAACCCCTCGGAGTCGGGCTCTGAGCCCTCTTCCTCACTTGATTCTGTTGAAAGTGGGGGTGCTGCCCTTGGAGGACGGGGTTCCCCCTCCTCTCGCCTTCTCCTCGGATCAG ATCATGGTCTTCGGAAagccaagaaaccaaaaaagaaaactaagaagagAAGACACAAGTCG AACAGTCCTGAGAGTGAGACAGACCCTGAGGAGAAAGCTGCCAAGGAGAGTGATGAGAAAGAACCAGAACAGGACAAGGACAGGGACCTCCGGCGGGCAGAGCTCCCTAACCGCTCCCCAGCCTTTGGGATCAAGAAGGAGAAG ACGGGCTGGGACACGTCGGAAAGCGAGCTGAGCGAGGGGGAGCTGGAAAGACGGCGGCGGACGCTCTTGCAGCAGCTGGACGACCACCAGTGA
- the PRPF40B gene encoding pre-mRNA-processing factor 40 homolog B isoform X5: METSKLQMTLMGLSQLTLDWQKKEQSVPESGPRPPAAPAPFPPGPPMMPPPFMPPPGIPPPFPPMGLPPMSQRPPAIPPMPPGIMPPMLPPMGAPPPLTQIPGMVPPMMPGMLMPAVPVTTATAPGADTASSAVAGTGPPRALWSEHVAPDGRIYYYNADDKQSVWEKPSVLKSKAELLLSQCPWKEYKSDTGKPYYYNNQTLVKQEAAGKQQQPQTLQPQPPQPQPDPPPVPPGPTLLPTGLLEPEPGGSEDCTVSEAAQPLEQGFLQQPEEGPSSSAGQHQPPQQEEEESKPEPERSGLSWSNREKAKQAFKELLRDKAVPSNASWEQAMKMVVTDPRYSALPKLSEKKQAFNAYKAQREKEEKEEARLRAKEAKQTLQHFLEQHERMTSTTRYRRAEQTFGELEVWAVVPERDRKEVYDDVLFFLAKKEKEQAKQLRRRNIQALKSILDGMSSVNFQTTWSQAQQYLMDNPSFAQDHQLQNMDKEDALICFEEHIRALEREEEEERERARLRERRQQRKNREAFQTFLDELHETGQLHSMSTWMELYPAVSTDIRFANMLGQPGSTPLDLFKFYVEELKARFHDEKKIIKDILKDRGFCVEVNTAFEDFAHVISFDKRAAALDAGNIKLTFNSLLEKAEAREREREKEEARRLRRREAAFRSMLRQAVPALELGTAWEEVRERFVCDSAFEQITLESERIRLFREFLQVLETECQHLHSKGRKHGRKGKKHHRKRSHSPSVSWRGSESGDEELPPPSLRPPKRRRRNPSESGSEPSSSLDSVESGGAALGGRGSPSSRLLLGSDHGLRKAKKPKKKTKKRRHKSNSPESETDPEEKAAKESDEKEPEQDKDRDLRRAELPNRSPAFGIKKEKTGWDTSESELSEGELERRRRTLLQQLDDHQ; this comes from the exons ATGGAAACTTCCAAACTACAGATGACTTTGATGGGGCTCAGCCAGCTGACTCTGGACTGGCAAAAGAAAGAACAG TCGGTTCCCGAGTCTGGTCCCCGGCCCCCAGCAGCGCCTGCCCCCTTCCCACCGGGGCCCCCCATGATGCCACCACCCTTC ATGCCTCCTCCAGGAATCCCCCCACCTTTTCCTCCAATGGGGCTTCCTCCCATGAGTCAGAGACCACCGGCCATCCCCCCCATGCCACCTGGCATCATGCCCCCAATGCTCCCACCAATGGGGGCACCACCACCGCTCACACAG ATACCAGGAATGGTACCTCCCATGATGCCAGGAATGCTGATGCCAGCAGTGCCCGTCACCACAGCG ACGGCTCCGGGTGCGGACACCGCCAGCT CTGCTGTGGCTGGGACAGGCCCTCCG aGGGCACTGTGGAGTGAGCATGTGGCCCCTGATGGGCGCATCTACTACTACAATGCTGACGACAAGCAGTCCGTGTGGGAGAAGCCCAGCGTGCTCAAGTCCAAGGCAGAG CTCCTGCTGTCCCAGTGTCCCTGGAAAGAGTACAAGTCGGACACAGGCAAACCTTACTACTACAACAATCAGA CTCTAGTCAAACAAGAGGCTGCAGG GAAACAGCAGCAGCCACAGACACTACAGCCACAGCCTCCTCAGCCTCAGCCCGATCCCCCACCTGTGCCGCCTGGCCCCACCTTGCTGCCCACAGGCCTCCTAGAACCTGAGCCAGGTGGGAGTGAAGATTGCACTGTGTCAGAGGCTGCCCAGCCCCTGGAGCAGGGGTTCCTGCAGCAGCCAGAGGAGGGCCCCAGCAG TTCTGCTGGACAGCATCAGCCACCAcagcaagaggaagaagaatcAAAACCGGAGCCGGAGAGGTCTGGTCTCAGTTGGAGTAACCGGGAGAAGGCAAAGCAGGCCTTCAAGGAGCTGCTGAGGGACAAG GCTGTCCCCTCCAATGCTTCGTGGGAACAGGCCATGAAGATGGTGGTCACTGACCCCCGTTACAG TGCCTTGCCCAAACTGAGTGAGAAAAAGCAGGCATTCAATGCCTACAAAGCACAgcgggagaaggaggagaaggaagaggcccGGCTAAGAGCCAAGGAGGCCAAGCAGACCTTGCAGCATTTCCTGGAGCAGCATGAACGCATGACCTCCACCACCCGCTACCG GCGGGCAGAACAGACGTTTGGGGAGCTGGAGGTCTGGGCTGTGGTCCCTGAGAGGGATCGAAAAGAGGTTTATGATGATGTCCTCTTCTTCCTGGCCAAGAAGGAGAAG GAACAGGCTAAGCAGCTGCGGCGCCGCAACATCCAGGCCCTGAAGAGCATCCTAGATGGGATGAGTAGTGTCAACTTCCAAACCACCTGGTCCCAGGCCCAGCAGTACCTCATGGATAATCCCAGCTTTGCTCAGGACCATCAGCTGCAGA ACATGGACAAGGAAGATGCGCTGATCTGCTTTGAGGAGCACATCCGAGctttggagagggaggaggaggaggagcgagAGCGAGCCCGACTTCGGGAGCGGCGCCAGCAGCGCAAGAACCGGGAGGCCTTCCAG ACCTTCCTGGACGAGCTGCACGAGACAGGGCAGCTGCACTCCATGTCCACCTGGATGGAGCTGTACCCAGCGGTCAGCACTGACATCCGCTTTGCCAACATGCTGGGCCAGCCGG GCTCCACCCCTCTGGACTTGTTCAAGTTCTATGTGGAGGAGTTGAAGGCACGATTCCATGATGAGAAGAAGATCATAAAGGACATCCTTAAG GACCGGGGCTTCTGCGTGGAGGTGAACACAGCCTTCGAGGACTTCGCCCACGTCATAAGCTTTGACAAGAGGGCTGCTGCGCTGGATGCAGGCAACATCAAGCTGACTTTCAATAGT CTGCTGGAAAAAGCAGAGGCACGCGAGAGAGAGCGGGAGAAGGAGGAGGCCCGGCGGCTGCGGCGCAGGGAAGCTGCCTTCCGAAGCATGCTGAGGCAGGCTGTGCCTGCTCTGGAGCTGGGCACGGCCTGGGAAGAG GTCCGTGAGCGCTTTGTGTGCGACTCAGCCTTTGAGCAGATCACCCTGGAGTCGGAGCGGATCCGGCTCTTTCGGGAGTTCCTGCAGGTACTGGAG ACGGAATGCCAGCACCTCCACAGCAAAGGCCGGAAGCACGGCAGAAAGGGCAAGAAGCACCATCGCAAGCGCTCCCACTCACCTTCAGTGAGTTGGCGG GGCTCTGAGTCAGGAGACGAGGAGCTGCCCCCACCCTCTCTCCGGCCCCCCAAGCGGAGGCGACGGAACCCCTCGGAGTCGGGCTCTGAGCCCTCTTCCTCACTTGATTCTGTTGAAAGTGGGGGTGCTGCCCTTGGAGGACGGGGTTCCCCCTCCTCTCGCCTTCTCCTCGGATCAG ATCATGGTCTTCGGAAagccaagaaaccaaaaaagaaaactaagaagagAAGACACAAGTCG AACAGTCCTGAGAGTGAGACAGACCCTGAGGAGAAAGCTGCCAAGGAGAGTGATGAGAAAGAACCAGAACAGGACAAGGACAGGGACCTCCGGCGGGCAGAGCTCCCTAACCGCTCCCCAGCCTTTGGGATCAAGAAGGAGAAG ACGGGCTGGGACACGTCGGAAAGCGAGCTGAGCGAGGGGGAGCTGGAAAGACGGCGGCGGACGCTCTTGCAGCAGCTGGACGACCACCAGTGA